One region of Neisseria mucosa genomic DNA includes:
- a CDS encoding pilus assembly protein PilP: MTELIKINLLPYREEIKQRKRQQFKILMLSSLLIGVGLSAIAYLAINNAISDQESRNAFLEAEITKLDNDLGEIKKLQQEKENFLAKKQKVEELQEKRSQAAYIIDSLNVVIPDNTYITSLDAENPTSYKITGRAISDNKIAMFMRSLPSTGIFMQPELLEIKKIDNYQEFNIKSMIGSSSIPVKSEREVINDDSTKAQNGEEK; this comes from the coding sequence ATGACTGAATTAATTAAAATTAACCTTCTTCCATATAGAGAAGAAATTAAGCAACGTAAAAGACAGCAATTTAAAATTTTGATGCTTTCTTCGTTATTAATAGGAGTTGGTTTATCTGCAATAGCTTATTTAGCGATCAATAATGCTATTAGTGATCAAGAAAGTAGGAATGCATTTTTGGAAGCAGAAATTACCAAGTTAGATAATGATTTAGGAGAAATAAAAAAATTACAGCAGGAAAAAGAAAACTTCTTGGCTAAAAAGCAAAAAGTCGAGGAGTTGCAAGAAAAACGCTCCCAAGCTGCATATATCATCGACAGTTTGAATGTGGTTATTCCAGATAATACTTATATCACATCTCTTGATGCAGAAAATCCGACCTCTTATAAGATTACAGGCCGAGCGATTAGCGATAATAAAATTGCCATGTTTATGCGGTCTTTGCCAAGTACAGGTATTTTTATGCAGCCAGAACTCTTGGAAATTAAGAAAATTGATAATTATCAAGAGTTCAATATTAAATCTATGATTGGTTCCTCGAGTATTCCAGTCAAGTCGGAGAGAGAAGTAATTAATGATGATTCGACGAAAGCACAGAACGGGGAGGAAAAGTAA
- a CDS encoding pilin assembly protein — MKNKIFLLTSILSLTGCTPAYDDLNEWMTKTRQDAKSHIIPFEAPVVNPPAVYNPPAYSGLNAFDFRRLDNAPKGSNAPNPNRPKEALEAFSLENMRYVGMLSNGSKTVGFIDVNGHVYTVYPGNYIGQNYGKIQSITDDLIVLTELVEDSSGNWIYRKAELPLSNNAENSSNDASNASATNSN; from the coding sequence ATGAAAAATAAAATTTTCTTACTTACAAGTATCCTGTCATTGACGGGGTGTACACCGGCATATGACGATTTGAATGAGTGGATGACTAAGACACGTCAGGATGCTAAGTCTCATATCATTCCATTTGAGGCTCCGGTAGTGAACCCTCCGGCTGTTTATAATCCACCAGCTTACAGTGGTTTAAATGCATTCGATTTTCGACGGTTGGATAATGCACCTAAAGGTAGCAACGCTCCAAATCCCAATCGCCCAAAAGAAGCATTGGAAGCATTCAGTTTAGAAAATATGCGGTACGTAGGGATGCTGAGCAATGGCAGTAAAACTGTCGGTTTTATTGATGTAAATGGACATGTCTATACAGTTTATCCGGGGAACTATATCGGACAAAATTATGGAAAAATCCAAAGCATTACTGATGATTTGATTGTTTTGACAGAGTTGGTTGAGGATAGTTCGGGCAATTGGATTTATCGAAAGGCGGAATTGCCATTAAGCAATAATGCTGAAAATAGTTCAAATGATGCCAGTAATGCTTCAGCAACGAATTCAAACTAA
- a CDS encoding pilus assembly protein PilM translates to MIGLSKNPKNTTGKAGKSSSGLSNRSSIGIDISQHAIKMVQLSGRSLNQIQLEKYVITKLPKNIVKGNKIQDYDQLVTYLQHAYSQLRSSCKNIIAAIPQGLATIEQVVYSQKDTELDLDEFAESEISSIGPIDEINYDYQVVGASVIPAGQQILTVAARKDDVEPMIEMFEGAGLSLSALDLDLLAQHNAFVFWINQYAPELTNEKVAIFGIYATQMYALIIQNGQILYKQEMPVSTEQLNQLIQRTYQVTEEKAAQMMVSTSKPTDYQTQIADRFNVQVAQEVQRVLQFYYTTQPTDAFSNVKHILLTGSASQQTGLAESIFSQTNTATQCIQPVTYVERGGKVDLSQLQVDASALTLAFGLALRGL, encoded by the coding sequence ATGATTGGCTTGTCAAAAAACCCTAAAAATACAACTGGTAAGGCTGGAAAGTCCTCTTCAGGGTTAAGCAACCGTTCTTCCATCGGCATCGATATTAGTCAGCATGCCATCAAGATGGTTCAGCTGTCAGGGCGTAGTTTAAACCAAATTCAGTTGGAAAAATACGTTATTACTAAATTACCTAAAAATATTGTAAAAGGTAACAAAATTCAAGATTACGACCAGCTTGTTACTTATTTGCAACATGCATATTCGCAATTACGCAGTTCTTGCAAGAATATTATTGCAGCTATCCCTCAAGGATTGGCGACGATCGAGCAAGTGGTTTATTCACAAAAAGATACTGAGTTGGATTTGGATGAATTTGCAGAATCTGAAATCTCCTCGATCGGGCCTATCGATGAAATAAACTATGATTATCAGGTCGTAGGTGCGTCTGTTATTCCAGCAGGGCAGCAGATTTTGACGGTTGCAGCGCGTAAGGATGATGTTGAGCCTATGATCGAAATGTTTGAGGGGGCGGGATTGTCCTTATCGGCGTTAGATTTAGATTTATTGGCGCAGCATAATGCCTTCGTATTTTGGATTAACCAGTACGCTCCTGAATTAACAAATGAAAAAGTTGCTATATTTGGGATTTATGCAACACAGATGTATGCGCTGATTATTCAGAATGGGCAAATTCTATACAAGCAGGAAATGCCTGTAAGTACTGAGCAATTGAACCAGTTGATTCAACGTACATATCAGGTTACAGAAGAAAAAGCTGCTCAAATGATGGTATCTACGAGCAAGCCAACTGATTATCAAACACAAATCGCAGACCGCTTCAATGTTCAAGTGGCTCAGGAAGTGCAAAGAGTACTACAGTTTTATTACACCACACAGCCGACAGATGCTTTTTCGAATGTGAAGCATATTTTATTAACTGGTTCTGCATCACAACAGACTGGTTTGGCTGAAAGCATTTTTTCGCAGACAAATACAGCGACACAATGTATTCAACCAGTTACATATGTGGAGCGAGGTGGTAAGGTCGATTTGTCACAGTTACAAGTTGATGCTTCTGCTTTGACACTTGCATTTGGATTAGCATTAAGGGGATTGTAA
- a CDS encoding pilus assembly protein PilO: MASAKVKNLDIQNLYLLNPAAKFVLAALAIAGVLAVGYAAVFREQLETLSTQEEREVELKETYTKKSIEAASLDNLKAELASIRSSFDILLKQLPTDAEIPTLIQELHQAGSANGLRLDSVIPQVPVNDGPIQKLPYEISITGKYNQINQFARDVGGLSRIITLESLKISHVSDGKNSKDIKNDTLILRAIATTYKARPADEVAAELATQQSQAQGNSENGQANSEQK; encoded by the coding sequence ATGGCCTCAGCTAAAGTAAAAAATTTGGATATTCAGAATTTATATTTGTTGAATCCTGCTGCAAAGTTTGTATTAGCTGCGTTAGCGATTGCAGGAGTATTGGCTGTTGGTTATGCAGCAGTATTTCGTGAACAGCTGGAAACACTCTCAACCCAAGAGGAAAGGGAAGTCGAGTTAAAGGAAACATATACGAAAAAGAGCATTGAGGCTGCAAGTTTAGATAACTTGAAAGCCGAATTAGCCTCTATTCGTTCTTCATTTGACATCTTGTTAAAACAGCTGCCGACTGATGCTGAAATTCCTACTTTGATTCAAGAATTGCACCAGGCAGGTTCAGCAAACGGCCTTCGTTTAGATAGTGTAATTCCACAGGTTCCAGTCAATGATGGGCCGATACAGAAGTTGCCGTATGAAATATCGATTACGGGCAAATATAATCAGATTAATCAATTTGCTAGAGATGTTGGTGGGTTGTCGCGGATTATTACATTAGAGTCGTTAAAAATATCGCATGTCTCAGATGGTAAAAATAGCAAAGATATTAAAAACGATACTTTGATACTCAGAGCAATTGCGACGACGTATAAAGCCCGCCCAGCAGATGAAGTAGCAGCAGAACTTGCCACTCAGCAGAGTCAGGCACAGGGGAATTCAGAAAATGGCCAAGCCAATTCTGAACAAAAATAA